The genomic stretch CAAGGCAGACGATTACTTGGCGATTTTTCAGCAAGGAGAACTCTCTTGCAAGAAACGGGGCGCATGTGTCGCGTTCAGTGATTGTTGGTTTGTTGTTCGGTGGTGCGCACCGCACCGGTGAAGTGACCCACGCATCGGTTAGCTCAAGGCCATCGCCCGCGTCAACGCTGCTCGCCTGATTTGCAAATCCAGCACGATGCAATGCCCGGTACAGCCAATCCCCCGATCGATCACCCGTAAACATCCGACCCGTCCGGTTGGCGCCGTGTGCAGCCGGTGCAAGTCCGATGACGATGACGCGCGCATTCGGATCGCCGAACCCCGCAACACCACGCCCCCAGTACTCGTCATCCCTGAACGCCGCACGCTTGGTCCGAGCGACGTCTTCGCGCCACTCAACCAGGCGAGGACAGCGGCGACAGTCGGCGATGTCGGCCGCCAGCAGCGACAACGTGTCCGACCTAGGGTGGTCCGAGCCCATGTCTATGGGCGCAAGAAGCTGTCGTCGTACTGAGAGTTCGCCGACCAAATCATCCACCCCAGATCGCGCGTCTCTGCGACGTTCTGGACGGCGATAATTTCGGCCGCGTTCAACTGCCACGTTTGGATCCACGGCCGATAGATCGAGAACCCGACAAGCTTGGGAATGCCGGCGTCGAGTGCACCGCTGACGATCTCCACGGGGTAGTTGTTGGGGTTGTCGTAACCCTTCCACCCAGGACCGTACGTGTAGGTGTAGATCATCGGCGAAAGCACGTCGATAACCTGTGACAAGGCTGCCGGTGACTGGCCAATTCCCTCGTCCCAACTCGATTCGAGAGTTATGGCAAATATGTCAGCAGCAACGGCGCAGCCCTGAGGGTTTAGCCGGCTGTGGGCTTCCTCCAAGAACGCAGTGATCGTCGCCACCCGAACCTCTTCCGAGTATTCCTCTTTGAAGCTCAAAGTGCTGATGTCGCCATCTGACGGAAAGCGGACGTAGTCGAATTGGATCTCGTCAAACCCGAGCTCGCACGCCTCGTCGGCGAGATCGAGCGCTAGTTTCCACGAGTCACGATTGGTCGGGTCAAGCCAGCGAAATCCTCTGTTGCTCAACCACGGCTTGCCGGTGCTTGTGTCAATCACTGCAAGTTCTGGCCGCGCGCGGGCCAACGGATTGTCCTGGAATGTGACAATGCGGGTGATCTTGTACAGACCAGCGGCGTCCATATCTGCAATGAGTTCTTCGGCGTTGTAGAAAGCCTGTACCGCGCCAATCTCATTTGCTTCATCAACGTCGGTGGGATGCAATATGACGCCTGCCTCGTTGCGGGTGTCAAGCACAAGGGCGTTGACCTCAGAAGCTGCCGCAAGGTCCAGAATCTTCTGCCACGCACTTGGCGACCCGGCGGCTGCTGCATTGACACGCAATGCCTTGATCGTCAGCGGAGCCATCACTACATCAAGTGTGGGGTCCTCGCCATTCCAGAGGGCAACGGACTCTTCCCACGCAGGGCGTGCCACGCGTAACTGACCTTCAACGGCACGTTCGAGTCGGTAGCGACCATTCTTGTCGGTTTGATCAGACTGGCTCCCGAGAGACACTTGGGTAAACGGCAGGGGTCGCCCGTCGTGAGATGTCACCACACCTTCGAGAATCACCGGATTCAGCAGTACCTCGTACACACCGTCCTCGGGCTGTTCGCTTATGAGCGACTGGTGCGTGTGGAACCCCGGAGCGCGAATAATCACCTGAGTCGGCCGCTCGGGCCAGATGAGTGTGGCGTTCCCCGTTTCGTCAGATGCACCGAGGGTCTCGCCGAGGGAGATTTCTGCGGCGATTGGATCGAGGTGGTCCCGGTCCACAACGTTGATCGTTATCAGAGGCGGCGGCGGTTCTGGGGACCGCAAGGTTTCGCCGGAAAGCAGAACGCTGGATCCCGCGCACGCGCCCAGGCCAATGGCGGCAAACGCCAACAAGACACCAATATTTCGGGGACGCATTGCCGGAAGGACTCCTTGCGAAGACGCGCTCAGTGCTGCTGAGTACCGTAGGAGGCTAGCCGCCCGTTGCGCCTCATGCCGCCGCCTGATACCGTCACAGTGAAACATTTGCCGCTTCGACGGAGTGCGCAATGTTCAGAGAGGACAGGGGGTTGCAGTGGCAACATCCGCACAGCGGCTTGCAGCGCACAGCTCGGTGGGAACATATTTGGAGGAGGTCGCAGCACACGATCTCCTGGAGGCAACAGACGAGGTGGCACTCGCTCGCGAGATCGAACACGGCCAGGCCGCGGCCCAACTCCTCACGGAACACACCACAGCGCTTGGCACCGCGCGCAGAGCGACCCTCCGCGAAGCGGTGAAGTCCGGCGATGATGCGCAGACGGCGTTCGTTCAGGCGAACCTGAGACTTGTTGTCTCGATCGCCAAGCGGCACACCGGGCGAGGCCTTGATCTCCTTGATCTGATTCAGGACGGAAACCTAGGTCTCATACATGCCGTCACGAAGTTCGACTGGCGCAGAGGCTACAAGTTCTCTACATATGCAACCTGGTGGATTCGCCAATCGATCACTCGGGGACTTGGCAATCAAGGGCGCACGATTCGGATTCCCGTGCACATGACCGATGCTGTTCGGCTGACGCGCGAGGCCAAACAGGTGCTTACCGAAAAGCTCGGTCGCAACCCGACATTCGATGAGATCGCGGAGTTCTCCGGTTACACCGCCGCCAAGGTCGAACTAGCCTTGGCGACGCCGCAGGACACAGTTTCACTTGACCGTCCGATTGGCGATAACGGCGAAGCCACCTTGAGTGACTTCATCCCCGATCTTTCCGCTGCGGATCACTTCAACGAGGTCGACAATCGGGTCGGATTCGTGCAAGTTGCTGAGGCAATGGCCTATCTCACGCCTAGACAACGGGACGTTTTGACGCTGCGATACGGACTCGATGGCGTATCACCGCGAACGCTCACGACGTGTGGTGCACTACTGGGCGTCACTCGCGAACGGGTGCGCCAGATTGAGTTGCAAGCACTCGACCGCCTTCGCACGGACTCCTTCAACAGTGATTTCCGTAGTCTCCTGTGAGCCGCGGTCTTGTCCCGGCGGGTAGTTGGCAAGCTAATCTTCAGACATGGATTTGATCTTCCTGCTCATCGTGGCCGCCGTCCTTGGAGGTATCGGTGCGCGCCTTGCGGGCCAAAGCAACAACGGGTGTCTCACATCGATCGTCTTGGGACTCATCGGCGCCATGCTCGGGCGATGGGCGGCAGATAAGTTGGACCTCGGGGACATCTGGACGATCACGCTGAGCGACGCGAGGATCCCCGTGTTGTCGACGGTCGTGGGGTCAGCGCTGTTCGTGGCGCTTCTCAATCTGATCAAGGGCAAAGGCGTCAAGTAGCTCTGCCGACGCGCGGCCATGGTTACAGCTAGAACAACCGCAAATGCGGCGAGTCGATGCCGCGTAAGCGGTCGTAATCAATCTCGACCCAGCCAATGCCGCGGTCTACTGCTAGCACGCGGGCTTGAGGTTTCACCACCTGGGCAATGAAGATCCCTCGAACTGGTGCAAGCCGGTCGTCACGATTGAGGAAGTCCAGGTATCTGGTGAGCTGTTCGACACCATCGATGTCACCGCGGCGTTTAATCTCAATCGCGACCGTACCGTCCTGGTCGCTGCGGCACAGCAAGTCAACTGGCCCGATAGGCGTTGGATACTCCCTCCGGATGAGCTCGAGTCCTTCCTCGATCTCACCAGGATGATCTGCCAGCAAACGCTGAAGATCGGCCTCTACACCGTCCTTTTGCAACCCAGGATCATCACCGAGTTCAATAGAGGTCTCGAAAAAGACTTCGCCGAACGTGATCGTCAGGGTCTCCCCCTTCGGATTCGTCACGATCCACCGCTCCCCATCATCAAGGAAGTGGTTCGGGGCGTTCATCCAGTTGAGAGGCTTGTACGCCCCACCATCAGCATGTACCGCAACACAACCATCGGCCTTGACCATCACGAGACGCGTGGCGAGGGGAAGATGGGCGCGCAACCGACCCTCATAATCCACGGTACATTCAGCAATAACGATCCGCATCCCCCAAGGCTACCCCCAAGAGACGGGAGACCCGCTGTCTAGCCGATGGAGCCTTCCATCTGGAGTTCGATGAGGCGATTTAACTCCACGGCGTACTCCATGGGAAGTTCTCTTACGATCGGTTCTATGAAACCGGCAACGATCATTGCCATCGCCTCTTCTTCGGTAAGACCACGCGCCATCAGGTAAAACAGCTGGTCGTCACCGACCTTCGATACGGTGGCCTCGTGGCCGATGTTGGTGTTCGACTCTTCGATCTCGAGATACGGATACGTGTCGGAGCGCGACTTGTCGTCAAGGATCAAGGCATCACAACGGACGAACGCCCGCGAATTCTCGGCGCCTTTTTCGACACGTACGAGACCGCGGTATCCGCCACGACCGCCATCGTGAGAAATCGACTTTGAGACGATGAGCGATGTCGTGTTAGGCGCAACATGTATCATTTTTGCACCGGCATCGAGCACCTGGCCCTTGCCTGCCATGGCGATAGAAAGCACTTCGCCGTGGGCACCTTCCCCCATCAGCCACACTGCTGGATACTTCATCGTGAGCCGCGAACCCAGGTTTCCGTCGATCCACTCCATGGTCGCGTTCTTGTACGCCACGGCCCGCTTCGTCACCAGGTTGTACACGTTGGTAGACCAGTTCTGAATCGTCGTATAACGACAGCGCCCACCCTCCTTTACGATGATCTCAACAACGGCTGAATGCAAGGAATCAGACGAGTAGGTAGGCGCCGAACATCCCTCCACGTAGTGACAGAACGCACCTTTGTCAATGATGATCATCGTGCGCTCGAACTGCCCCATGTTCTCCGCATTGATACGGAAATAGGCCTGTAGTGGCTGATCTATGTTCACACCCGGCGGCACATAGATGAACGAGCCGCCCGACCAGACGGCCGAGTTCAACGCAGCAAACTTGTTGTCATTGGCGGGGATGATCGTGCCAAAATATTCACGCACTAAATCTGGGTATTCACGAACCGCCGTGTCCATGTCGCAGAAGATGACACCCATCTCCTCAAGATCCTCACGGTTGCGGTGGTACACGACCTCAGACTCGTACTGTGCCGTTACTCCGGCGAGATACTTGCGTTCAGCCTGCGGAATGCCCAGCTTCTCGTAGGTCTCTTTGATCGAATCGGGGACCATGTCCCAATCGCTGACTTGCTCGCCTGTCGGCTTGATGTAGTAGTAGATGTCGTCAAAATCGAGATCGTCAAGCAGTCCGCCACCACCCCATGTCGGCATCGGTTTGGCAAGAAAGCGTTTGTACGACTTGAGACGGAACTCGAGCATCCACTCAGGTTCTTTCTTCATCTTTGATATTGAGCGAATGAGTTCTTCGCTCAGTCCCTTTTCGGGCTTAAAGACGTAATCCTCCTCGTCGGCCCAGCCGAGGGAGTACTTTCCGAGGTCAACATCAACAACTGTCACGCGTATTTCTCCGAACTGGATAGCTGCCCTTGCAGTTTAACACTATCCGCGTAGTGTCATTGTCGCACACATTCGGCATCTTGCGTCAGAAAGCGTGCGGAAAATCAGATGACCCACCGAGACAGGGGTGGGAGTGGGGGGGAAGACCGTTCCTGTCTCGGTGAGTCATCGTCATTGGTTACAACGCTCTAGGTCGCGTGCGTGTTCCCGTAGTTACCCGTTCTCTTCCACGTCAAGCGATGCCTCTTGCAAGTCAAGCGATGCCGAATTCATGCAGTACCGCATGCCGGTTGGCTGCGGTCCGTCTGGGAAGATGTGTCCCAGATGAGCGTCGCACGTAGCACACACAACCTCGGTGCGGATCATGCCGAACTTTCGATCCTCGATAGTCCGCACAGCGTCCTCGTTGATCGGTTGGAAAAAGCTCGGCCAACCACTCCCAGACTCGAACTTAGTCGAGGACTCAAACAGCGGTGTGCCGCAGCAAACACAGTTGTACGTGCCATCCGTTTTGGAGTCCCAATACTTGCCGGTGAAGGGCCTCTCGGTGCCTCCCTTGCGAGTTACGTTGAACTGTTCGGGGGTGAGACGCTGGCGCCACTCGGCATCCATGACAGCAGACTCGGTCTTGTGATCAGTCATGAGAACCCTTCTTGTGTCGTGTTCCAACAATTACAACACAGATCGCTGTCAGTTGGTTCCACGTTCATGAAATCTTCACGACGTGCCAAGTGAGTGCGAATTGGCTCGCCGCGCTACGCAACGGTCTCCGAAATGATCGCCAACGGATCGACCCAGGCGGGTGCCACCGGCCTGATCACGGAAAACTCCCTCACCGACGACTCCCACTCTGCCAACAAATCCGCGCCCGTTTCGCTCGCGGTGAGCGCAACGTGCCGCGCGAGTATCTGCTGAAGTTCGTCGGCATCGGATTTCGACAGCGGACCCGGCTCCGCAGCAGTCGGCGCGATGTGGAGGCGTAAAGTCGACTGCGGATCCCAGACAAACAGCACACCGCCGGTCATCCCGGCCGCGACATTGCGCCCGACAGGGCCGAGGCATACGACGGTTCCGCCGGTCATGTATTCGCAACCGTGGTCTGACATCCCCTCAACGACCGTCGTTGCGCCCGAGTTGCGAACCGCGAAACGCTGACCGACCGATCCCGCGATGAATAGTTCCCCGCCGGTTGCGCCGTACAAACACGCATTTCCAGCGCCTTGCACGCGGGAATCTTCCGAACGGTGCGGTGCAATGGACATCACGCCGCCTCCCATACCCTTGCCGACGTAGTCGTTCGCCGTCCCCAGAAGGTGCATCGAGATCCCTGGCGACAGGAAAGCACCAAACGACTGGCCGGCGGTCCCGGAAAGTTGCACGGTCACCGTGCCCTCGGCCGCACCTAACCCATTCGTGAGTTTCGCGATTTCGCCAGACAGCCGTGTCCCCATCGCGCGGTCAGTGTTCCCAATCGGATACGCCAACTCGACGGACGTCCCACGGGCCACCGCCCGACGACCCTCAACCGCCAGGAGTTCGCCGACGTTTGATCGCGCGACGTTCTTGAAGTGGCGGTTCGAGGAGAAGTCAGAGCGTTCAAGACGAGCCACGAATGCCGTCGCTACGGCATCTTTGTCGTTGAGTGGTGCCAACAGATCGGCGCGACCGATGATCTCAGCAATCGTGCGCGCGCCCATGGCGGCGAGATGCGCCCGCATTTCCGCGGCGACATGCCGGAAAAGGGAAATGATCTGGTCAACACTACCGGTGTATTTCGCCCGCAAGTCCTCGCGCTGCGTCGTGATGCCAACGGGGCAGGTGTTGAGGTGGCATTGACGCACCATCTTGCACCCAAGTGCAAGCAGCGGCACAGTCCCCCAACCATATCGGTCGGCACCCAGCAGAGCCGCGACGATTACGTCCCGGCCGGTTCTCATTCCACCGTCCGTCTCGACACTCAAGCCTGATCGAAGCCCGTTGTGTACCAACGCCTGATGTGCCTCCGCAAGACCGAGCTCCCACGGCGACCCCGCGTGTTTGATGCTCGCAAGCGGCGACGCCCCCGTGCCGCCCGCACTTCCTGAGATGGTGACACCGTCGGCGAGCGCCTTGGCAACTCCAACCGCAATCGTTCCGACACCGGGGCCTGATACCAGCTTCACCGACACCCTGGTTAGTGGCGCAAACGTCTTGAGGTCGTAGATCAGCTGAGCAAGGTCTTCAATAGAGTAAATGTCGTGGTGCGGCGGTGGCGATATCAGAGTGATGCCGGCAAGCGTGTGCCGCAACGCTGCAATATCGGGGGTCACCTTGTGGCCGGGCAACTGCCCACCCTCACCCGGCTTGGACCCCTGGGCCATCTTGATTTGGAACTCCTCGGCTGAACTCAAGTAGCCGGGTGTGACACCGAACCTGCCAGAGGCGACCTGTTTGATCCGGGAGTTCTTGGAAGTCCCATAACGTTCGGGGTCTTCACCACCTTCGCCCGAGTTGGACAGGCCACCGATGTAGTTCATCGCTTCCGCGAGTGTTTCGTGTGTCTCGACCGACAGTGCCCCCAACGACATTGCCGCGGTGGTGAACCGACGCATGATCCGCTCGATCGGTTCGACCTCCTCGATGGGAACGGGAGACCCGACCGGACGAATTTCGAGAAGGTCTCGGATCTCAAGCACCGGACGCTCATCTTGGACAACGCTGAGGTACTTGTCCCACTGCTCAACGTCGTCCGATCGGACGGCCTTCTGCAACGCGAGCACCGCCCGCGGACCAGCAATATGGTGAGCGCCGCCGCGGCGGTGTTTGTAGTACCCGCCAATCTCTTCGTCCCCGTCTTCGTACTCGTCGTGCCGCACAGCAATGTCTGCTGCAATGCGGTCCCAGCCGAAACCACCGACACGATGTTGCACACGTCGGAACGCCATGTCGATGACTTCATCGTCGAGACCGATCGTCTCGAAAAGTTCGCTCCCCCGATACGACGCAATCGTGCAGATCCCCATTTTTGACATGATCTTCAGGAGTCCGGTTTCGAGCGAACGACGGTAGTTCTCCTGCGCCTCGATCGGCCCAACGTCGATCGTTCCATCAGCGGCCATGGCGCGCACCTGTTCGATGGCGAGATACGGGTAGACGGCAGAAGCTCCAACACCGATGAGACATGCAAAGTCGTGCGCGTCGCGTGGCTCGCCCGACACCGCGATGATCGACGCGTGAAGACGCAGCCCTTCAGCAATGAGGCGGTGATGGACGGCGCCGACAGCAGCAAGAACCGGTACCGGCGCACGGTCGATAGTCACACCCATGTCTGTGACAACAAGAATCGTCGCACCATCGTTCACAGCATTCGTCGCTGCCTGACAGATATCTTCGAGAGCTTTGACAAGCGCTTCGGATCCGCCGGATGAAAGGTACGTAATGTCGATAACGTGCGACTTGAATTTCTCGTCAGAGTCGCCGGTCAAGGCCTGCAGCTCAGCATTGCTCAGTACGGAGGAACCGAGTTCGAGCATGTGCGCCTGCTGGGCCGTCTCTTCGAGAAGCGAACCGCGCCTACCGACGTAGGTGCGCAGAGACATCACGTGTCGCTCGCGAATCGGATCCATCGGTGGATTGGTGACCTGAGCGAACGCTTGGTGAAAATACCGTGGCAAACGTTGGGGCAACTCTGATAGCGCCGCCAGCCCGGTGTCATGCCCCATGGATAACATTGGATCGGTTCCCTGCGCCATTGGCTGCAGGATGAGACGGCGCTCTTCCGCCGTGTACCCAAACACGCGACTCAGTTTGGTGGCGTCGTAACGCTCGTCCTGTTCAGCGTCGAACGGGTCCTGAACGTAACGCGTCTCGGTCGTGATCCACTCTGCGTATGGCGCCGCCGCCGCGAGGTG from Acidobacteriota bacterium encodes the following:
- a CDS encoding uracil-DNA glycosylase: MGSDHPRSDTLSLLAADIADCRRCPRLVEWREDVARTKRAAFRDDEYWGRGVAGFGDPNARVIVIGLAPAAHGANRTGRMFTGDRSGDWLYRALHRAGFANQASSVDAGDGLELTDAWVTSPVRCAPPNNKPTITERDTCAPFLAREFSLLKNRQVIVCLGQYGFLALWRFLANDGHAMPKPRPKFSHGASVVVAGLTVIMSYHPSQQNTFTGRLTETMFDDVFRIARASLSGPGPRLVGSRSHR
- a CDS encoding sigma-70 family RNA polymerase sigma factor; the encoded protein is MATSAQRLAAHSSVGTYLEEVAAHDLLEATDEVALAREIEHGQAAAQLLTEHTTALGTARRATLREAVKSGDDAQTAFVQANLRLVVSIAKRHTGRGLDLLDLIQDGNLGLIHAVTKFDWRRGYKFSTYATWWIRQSITRGLGNQGRTIRIPVHMTDAVRLTREAKQVLTEKLGRNPTFDEIAEFSGYTAAKVELALATPQDTVSLDRPIGDNGEATLSDFIPDLSAADHFNEVDNRVGFVQVAEAMAYLTPRQRDVLTLRYGLDGVSPRTLTTCGALLGVTRERVRQIELQALDRLRTDSFNSDFRSLL
- the nucS gene encoding endonuclease NucS, producing the protein MRIVIAECTVDYEGRLRAHLPLATRLVMVKADGCVAVHADGGAYKPLNWMNAPNHFLDDGERWIVTNPKGETLTITFGEVFFETSIELGDDPGLQKDGVEADLQRLLADHPGEIEEGLELIRREYPTPIGPVDLLCRSDQDGTVAIEIKRRGDIDGVEQLTRYLDFLNRDDRLAPVRGIFIAQVVKPQARVLAVDRGIGWVEIDYDRLRGIDSPHLRLF
- the sufB gene encoding Fe-S cluster assembly protein SufB, whose amino-acid sequence is MTVVDVDLGKYSLGWADEEDYVFKPEKGLSEELIRSISKMKKEPEWMLEFRLKSYKRFLAKPMPTWGGGGLLDDLDFDDIYYYIKPTGEQVSDWDMVPDSIKETYEKLGIPQAERKYLAGVTAQYESEVVYHRNREDLEEMGVIFCDMDTAVREYPDLVREYFGTIIPANDNKFAALNSAVWSGGSFIYVPPGVNIDQPLQAYFRINAENMGQFERTMIIIDKGAFCHYVEGCSAPTYSSDSLHSAVVEIIVKEGGRCRYTTIQNWSTNVYNLVTKRAVAYKNATMEWIDGNLGSRLTMKYPAVWLMGEGAHGEVLSIAMAGKGQVLDAGAKMIHVAPNTTSLIVSKSISHDGGRGGYRGLVRVEKGAENSRAFVRCDALILDDKSRSDTYPYLEIEESNTNIGHEATVSKVGDDQLFYLMARGLTEEEAMAMIVAGFIEPIVRELPMEYAVELNRLIELQMEGSIG
- the msrB gene encoding peptide-methionine (R)-S-oxide reductase MsrB — encoded protein: MTDHKTESAVMDAEWRQRLTPEQFNVTRKGGTERPFTGKYWDSKTDGTYNCVCCGTPLFESSTKFESGSGWPSFFQPINEDAVRTIEDRKFGMIRTEVVCATCDAHLGHIFPDGPQPTGMRYCMNSASLDLQEASLDVEENG
- the gltB gene encoding glutamate synthase large subunit, with the protein product MTDHELFYDPADVRDACGVGFVADRRARRSHRLLETAVRCLHALDHRGARSADGTGDGAGLMTRIPFKLLERDLMRMGIDPVGEGQLGVFMVFLPREDTSTSRMVVEEAARREQLTVLGWRKVPVGTTILSETARASLPVIEQLLVSADRGISGDELERKMYLARRCASKQTEADGLFICSASSRTVVYKGLFLASTVEMFYWDLVDPMYETDFAIFHQRYSTNTFPAWSMAQPFRMLAHNGEINTVQANRSWMAARSNDLVSELWGDRLADLNPLIEPVGSDSASLDNAMEVLVRSGRSIAHTKEMLMPAAWENVADLSDDMRAFYEYHAFLTEPWDGPAAIAASDGVQLMAGLDRNGLRPVRWTLTEDVIIVASEAGVSPADEIEAVATGQLGPGDILLIDLEDGRVMFADETHAHLAAAAPYAEWITTETRYVQDPFDAEQDERYDATKLSRVFGYTAEERRLILQPMAQGTDPMLSMGHDTGLAALSELPQRLPRYFHQAFAQVTNPPMDPIRERHVMSLRTYVGRRGSLLEETAQQAHMLELGSSVLSNAELQALTGDSDEKFKSHVIDITYLSSGGSEALVKALEDICQAATNAVNDGATILVVTDMGVTIDRAPVPVLAAVGAVHHRLIAEGLRLHASIIAVSGEPRDAHDFACLIGVGASAVYPYLAIEQVRAMAADGTIDVGPIEAQENYRRSLETGLLKIMSKMGICTIASYRGSELFETIGLDDEVIDMAFRRVQHRVGGFGWDRIAADIAVRHDEYEDGDEEIGGYYKHRRGGAHHIAGPRAVLALQKAVRSDDVEQWDKYLSVVQDERPVLEIRDLLEIRPVGSPVPIEEVEPIERIMRRFTTAAMSLGALSVETHETLAEAMNYIGGLSNSGEGGEDPERYGTSKNSRIKQVASGRFGVTPGYLSSAEEFQIKMAQGSKPGEGGQLPGHKVTPDIAALRHTLAGITLISPPPHHDIYSIEDLAQLIYDLKTFAPLTRVSVKLVSGPGVGTIAVGVAKALADGVTISGSAGGTGASPLASIKHAGSPWELGLAEAHQALVHNGLRSGLSVETDGGMRTGRDVIVAALLGADRYGWGTVPLLALGCKMVRQCHLNTCPVGITTQREDLRAKYTGSVDQIISLFRHVAAEMRAHLAAMGARTIAEIIGRADLLAPLNDKDAVATAFVARLERSDFSSNRHFKNVARSNVGELLAVEGRRAVARGTSVELAYPIGNTDRAMGTRLSGEIAKLTNGLGAAEGTVTVQLSGTAGQSFGAFLSPGISMHLLGTANDYVGKGMGGGVMSIAPHRSEDSRVQGAGNACLYGATGGELFIAGSVGQRFAVRNSGATTVVEGMSDHGCEYMTGGTVVCLGPVGRNVAAGMTGGVLFVWDPQSTLRLHIAPTAAEPGPLSKSDADELQQILARHVALTASETGADLLAEWESSVREFSVIRPVAPAWVDPLAIISETVA